A DNA window from Solanum lycopersicum chromosome 3, SLM_r2.1 contains the following coding sequences:
- the LOC543864 gene encoding peroxisomal targeting signal type 2 receptor — MPVFKTPFNGYSVKFSPFYENKLAVATAQNFGILGNGRVHILQLNPNGPVSELAAFDTADGVYDVCWSEAHDSLVIAGSGDGSVKLYDLSLPPTNNPIRSFKEHTREVHSVDYNTVRKDSFLSASWDDTVKLWTVDRNASVRTFKEHAYCVYSAAWNPRHADIFASASGDCTTRIWDVREPGSTMILPAHEFEILTCDWSKYDDCIIATASVDKSIKVWDVRNYRVPISVLNGHGYAVRKVRFSPHRASAMVSCSYDMTVCMWDYMVEDALIGRYDHHTEFAVGVDMSVLVEGLLASTGWDELVYVWQHGMDPRAS, encoded by the exons ATGCCGGTATTTAAAACTCCATTTAACGGTTACTCCGTAAAATTCAGTCCCTTCTACGAAAACAAACTAGCTGTGGCCACTGCGCAGAATTTCGGCATCCTTGGTAACGGGAGAGTTCACATTCTTCAGCTCAATCCAAACGGACCGGTATCGGAACTTGCGGCTTTTGACACAGCTGATGGAGTTTACGACGTTTGCTGGTCGGAAGCTCACGATTCACTTGTTATTGCTGGAAGTGGCGATGGTTCTGTGAAACTCTATGACCTTTCTTTGCCTCCCACCAATAACCCTATTCGTTCTTTTAAGGAACATACACGGGAAGTTCACTCTGTTGACTATAATACCGTGAGAAAAGATTCCTTCTTGTCAGCGTCTTGGGATGATACTGTGAAGCTATGGACTGTTGATAGAAATGCCAGTGTAAGGACTTTTAAGGAACATGCTTATTGTGTCTATTCCGCTGCTTGGAATCCAAGACATGCTGATATCTTTGCATCTGCTTCTGGGGATTGTACTACTCGCATCTGGGATGTCCGCGAACCAG GTTCTACAATGATTCTGCCTGCACACGAGTTTGAAATCCTCACATGTGATTGGAGTAAGTATGACGATTGTATCATTGCAACTGCATCCGTTGATAAGTCAATCAAGGTTTGGGATGTTAGGAATTATAGAGTGCCAATATCAGTGCTTAATGGGCATGGATATGCAGTGAGGAAAGTGAGGTTTTCACCACATAGAGCGAGTGCAATGGTTTCTTGTTCATATGACATGACAGTTTGCATGTGGGATTACATGGTGGAAGATGCACTTATTGGGAGGTATGATCATCACACAGAGTTTGCTGTAGGAGTTGATATGAGCGTTCTCGTTGAAGGTCTATTGGCTAGTACAGGATGGGATGAACTTGTTTATGTTTGGCAACATGGAATGGACCCTAGAGCTTCTTGA